CAGGCGCTCGACCAGGCCGAGGGCGAGGCCGAGCCAGAGCAGGCGCCGCGGCAGCTCCGCGAGGCCGCTGGCACGGATCTGGGGCAGGGCGCTCACGCGGACGCCTGGCCGAGGAGGGCGAGCAGCGCCGCCTCGGCCTCCGCGGCGCTCGCCACGGGCAGGAGGCGGTCCGGGCGCCGGTCGTCGATGGCCGCCCCGGCCAGGCGCTCGCTCCAGCCGCCGAGCCCCGTCGCGGCCAGGATCGGCTTGCCGTAGCTCCAGGCGTAGGCGATCTCCGTCAGCGTGCCCGCCCGGCCGCCGATGGCGACGACGACGTCTCCGGCCAGGGCGGTGAGGCTGTTGCGCGTCCAGCCCATGCCCGTGGGCAACTGCACCTGGCAGTGCTCGTTGCCGGCGCTGTCGTCGGCCGTCGGCAGGATGCCGACGACGATGCCCCCCGCCGCTCGGCAGCCGCGGCTGGCCGCGCCCATCACGCCTTCGCGGCCGCCCGAGATCAGCGCCCAGCCGTGGCGCGCGATCGCGCGGCCCAGGGCCTCGGCGAAGGCCTCGGCGGCCGGGCTGGCATCCGCGTCGCCGACGATCGCCACCTGCCGCAGTCTCATCCCGCCGCCGACCTCCTCGTGACGCCCAGGCCGGGCGCCTCGCCCAGGGTGAAGACGCCGGCCGGCGCCGTCAAGCCCGCGAAAGGGTCCTCCGCGAGCAGCAGCGCGCCGTCCAGGTCGGCCCAGCGCAGGAGGGGCGCGAGCTGCAAGCCCTGGGCGATGCCCAGGCTGCTCTCGATCATGCAGCCCATCATCAGGTCCAGGCCCAGCTCGCGGGCGCTCTTCGCGATCTGCAGGCAGCGGGTGATGCCGCCCAGCTTGGAGATCTTCAGGTTCACGCCGTCGGCCAGCTCGCCGAAGACCTCCAGCCCGAGGGCGCCGTGCACGCACTCGTCGAGGACGATCGGCAAGGGCGCCCGGCCAACCAGCGCGCGATAGCCGGCGAGGTCGTCCATCTCCAGGGGCTGCTCGACGAACTCGACGCCGGCCAGCGCCAGGCGCTCGCACTTCGCCAGGGCGTCGGCGGCGCGCCAGCTGCCGTTGGCGTCCACGCGCAGGCGCGCGCCCGTGGCCGCGGCGATCGCCTCGACGACCTCGATATCCCGCTCGCTGCCCGCCTTCAGCTTGAGGATGCGGTAGCCGGCGGCCACCGCCTGCTCCGCGCGCGCCAGCATCTGGGCCGGTTCGGCGAGGGCGATCGTGAAGGAGCTCTCCAGGCGCAGGGGCTCCGTGAAGCCGAGCAGGCGCCACACGGGCCGCCCCTGCTGCTT
This window of the bacterium genome carries:
- a CDS encoding TIGR00725 family protein, which encodes MRLRQVAIVGDADASPAAEAFAEALGRAIARHGWALISGGREGVMGAASRGCRAAGGIVVGILPTADDSAGNEHCQVQLPTGMGWTRNSLTALAGDVVVAIGGRAGTLTEIAYAWSYGKPILAATGLGGWSERLAGAAIDDRRPDRLLPVASAAEAEAALLALLGQASA
- a CDS encoding dipeptide epimerase, whose product is MKTAVEILRLRTTHPFVIARGGAQVFENLLLRIEADGLVGEGEGSPTHYYGETRAISEAALGYLLEGLAAPLAAALGALSPEAIADLMARADRQLAANPAAKAALDGALWDLYGKQQGRPVWRLLGFTEPLRLESSFTIALAEPAQMLARAEQAVAAGYRILKLKAGSERDIEVVEAIAAATGARLRVDANGSWRAADALAKCERLALAGVEFVEQPLEMDDLAGYRALVGRAPLPIVLDECVHGALGLEVFGELADGVNLKISKLGGITRCLQIAKSARELGLDLMMGCMIESSLGIAQGLQLAPLLRWADLDGALLLAEDPFAGLTAPAGVFTLGEAPGLGVTRRSAAG